In Papio anubis isolate 15944 chromosome 17, Panubis1.0, whole genome shotgun sequence, the following are encoded in one genomic region:
- the ADPRM gene encoding manganese-dependent ADP-ribose/CDP-alcohol diphosphatase isoform X4, producing MDDKPSPEALSESSERLFSFGVIADVQYADLEDGFNFQGTRRRYYRHSLLHLQGAIEDWNNESSTPCCVLQLGDIIDGYNAQYNASKKSLELVMDTFKRLKVPVHHTWGNHEFYNFSREYLTHSKLNTKFLEDQIVQHPETMPSEDYYAYHFVPFPKFRFVLLDAYDLSVLGMDQSSPKYEQCMKILREHNPNTELNSPQGLSEPQFVQFNGGFSQEQLNWLNEVLTFSDTNQEKVVIVILEVRSLKSFPLG from the exons ATGGATGATAAACCCAGCCCTGAAGCCCTAAGTGAGAGTTCAGAGCGTCTTTTCTCCTTTGGCGTTATTGCAGATGTTCAATATGCTGACTTAGAAGATGGCTTTAATTTCCAAGGAACCAGGCGGCGATACTACAGACATAGTCTTCTTCACTTACAGGGCGCCATTGAAGACTGGAATAATGAAAGCAGCACGCCCTGTTGTGTCCTTCAGCTTGGAGATATCATCGATGGATATAATGCACAGTATAATGCATCCAAAAAGTCCCTAGAACTTGTTATGGACACATTCAAGAGGCTTAAAGTGCCAGTTCATCATACATGGGGAAACCACGAATTCTATAACTTCAGTAGAGAGTATTTAACACACTCTAAACTTAACACTAAGTTTCTAGAAGATCAGATCGTACAACATCCCGAGACCATGCCTTCAGAGGATTATTATGCTTATCATTTTGTACCATTCCCTAAATTCCGGTTCGTTTTACTTGATGCGTATGACTTGAGTGTCTTGGGCATGGATCAGTCTTCTCCAAAATACGAGCAGTGTATGAAGATATTGAGGGAGCACAATCCAAATACGGAACTGAATAGTCCTCAAG GACTTTCTGAGCCCCAGTTTGTCCAGTTTAATGGAGGATTCAGCCAAGAACAGCTAAACTGGTTGAATGAAGTGCTCACATTCTCTGACACAAACCAAGAAAAGGTGGTGATTGTGA